The genome window AACAAACCAGTTCCGTGGTAGTTTTCTCTCCCCTCAGAATCACGCCGGTGCCTCCGGGGCACAAAGGGAAGCTGAGCCCACGGCCCGGCCTCACAGTTCAATGGTGTCACTGGAGAGGCTGCGGGAATCCACCTGCTTGCTGAGAGCCAAGAAACTCCGCCGGGCCTCACCGTCGGAGTTTGGCGCGCTGCTGGAGGGAGCTGGAGGGAGGTCGTCTGGCAACAGCTGGGCCTGGCAAGGGAGCTCCTCTGCGGGCAGGCTTTCTGGTGAGGACAGGCCGTGGCGCCAGGGGTTCCAGCTGATCTTGAGGGAGGCACGGGAGAAGGAGGTGCGGGAGAAGCTGTCGAAAGAGGTGTCTGTCGGGGGCTCGCTGGCCAGGCCCCGGCTCTGCGTGGTGAGCTCGCCCATCGAGCTGGCCCGCGCCAAACTGTACAAGCAGTCTGGGTCGCTGCTCCGGCGAGGCCGGCCCAGCAGAGGCTGAGCCGTGTGGGAGAGGGTCGAGCACTCGCCACGCAGCGAAGAGCAGGAGTCTTGGCGGGCCAGGCGGGAAGGGAAGTGGAGGCTGGAGCGCAGGAAAATGGAGTCGCGCACTAAGTGCTCCCGGAAGAGGGCTTCGTCGATGCTGCGGCTCAGGTTGATGGGAGAGGGAGGCCGGAACTCCAGTTCAGCCAAGGACAGCACAGAATCCCGTTCAAAGCAGATGCTGGTGTAGGAGCGGCCCATGGTGGTGGCTGCGGCGTTGGGGCACTTGGGGCTGTAGACGGGGTGCACTGGGGAGGGGCTGGAATGCTGGCTGGCTGCCGCCCGCAATTCGTTGTTGTCCTTCAGTGCCCAGAGGCGCCCACTAGTAGGCGGGTTCCGGATCAAGCTCTTGCTGATATCATTGTTGGGTACTTTCTCCAGGACCCCGCCGGACCAGTTGTAACAGTTGTTGGGATACTCGGGCACCTCGGCCTTGCGGTAGGTGCAAAAGTAGCGCGCCAGCTTGGCCCAGCAGGAGTGCTCGCTGCTCCCGTACCGCTGGCAAAGGGCCTGCCCGGCTAAGAAGGCCAGCGTGAAAGACAGCACCAGCTCGCCGATCCGGAACCAGAACTGCACAAACCACCAGCCCCAGCTGAAGACGTCCGGCCGGCCCAGCACTCCGGAGAGCCACAGCACCCCGTACAACTGCAGCCCGCAGCACGGGAGCGCCAACCCACTGCTTCCGAGGAGCAGCCACGCCCCGCTCCACACGCCGGGCTCGGGAGTGCCTTCGGACGCTGCGCTGTGCCGTAGCTGCCAGTACACGAGCATGGTGATGGGCAAGAGGCAGAAGCCGGCTGTGCAGGAGAGCGTGTGCAGCCCCACGGCCACCACCGGGTGCATCGGAGGCGTGAGCAAGTCGGcccccaggaggaggaggctttGCACGGACCCCAGGACAGCCAACGAGAGCAGGCTTTGCAGTCTCGGGGGCAAGACCTGCAGGTGGGcctggcagaggaggcggagCAGAAGCACCGCAAATGTGCTCAGCAGCAGGGGGAAGGGTGTCATGTACAGCACCCGCACCGCTCGGGAGGGCAGCCAGCCTCGTGAGCCGTACGGGTCCACCAGAAAAAAGGTAGCACGCAGGACCCCGAACGCCAGCAGCAAGGCACTGGCGGCCACGACGTAGGGGAGATGGGGAGCGTGCGTGGCCAGGGAACCCACCAGGCAGACCAAGCTCAGCAGGCTGAGCAGGAGAAAGAGCACAGCCAAGCCGTACACATGCAGAGCCCAGGCGAAGCTCAGCGTCCGCTCCAGGTCCTTCCACTGCAGCAAGGTCTGGTTGAGCATAAACTGGCTGCAAGCGCTGCCGGGGCGTGGGCAGGGGGGGCTAGAGGCCGGCAGCAAGGCGGGTTGGCTGGGCTCCGGTCTGGCCAGCTGGGGATGCTGCAAGGCTCGTTGCGTGGTGACCCGGATTAGGCCACGGCGAGGTGTCGCCGGAAGGCGGGACGAAAGAGTGGCGAGCACGGCGCTGCTCTGCCCGGGAGATTGGGTCCCAGCTGGATCTGTAAGCGAGAAAGAAGCAAACAGATGCtcaaggggagaaagaaaagctGGAAGAAAAAACAACTGCCTTAAAGACGGCAAGGCGAGGGTTGTGTGCATTgtcctgtcaaaggctttcacagccggaatcactggggtattgcgtggtttctgggttgtatggccgtgttctggtagcattttctcctgacgtttcacctgcatctgtggccagcatcttcagaggatcctctgaagatgccagccacagatgcaggcgaaacttcaggagaaaatgctaccagaacacggccatgcagcctggaaaccccacaacaccccattgtATGCATTGTACCCAAGTGCAGAAAAGGTATTATCATGTTGCCCTGGGCGCGGAAtctacattttctttcctttatggGTTATCGTTAGACATATTCCACATATTTATGCAGAAGCTACTTTCTATTACATACGCAAAGAAACTGCTATTTCTTGCTTACAGCTGTGGAGACATTTCTAAGCATTGCCCACTTCCCAGCATGCTTGAAAAGCTGTGGACAATGTGAAAGCCATAGAGTCAGTCACCTTATACCAAGTCATAGCGATGATCCATCAATCCCAAAACAGTTGAGTCTTTTCAGAACCTATGAATGCTGAAACTCACCATTTCCTAAATTACAATTTGATGCATATACCACTCTTACActggaaaaataataatgttgCAGAGTGTGGGTGTGATGTACCTCAACCACAATGGAACCCACTCACCCCCTACTTCTCAACACGagttccttcttctccctcttgaTCTAGAAGGAGGAAAACCCAGAGGAGCCACTCATATAGGGACACAACAGGCTGCCTCTGTAGACACTGGGTATTTCTGCTGCATCTCTGCTTGGGAGGACAATTCTACCACACCCAATGCAGGAGCACAGTGGAAGATAAGAAGAAAGTAAGATCGGAGCAGGTGATCATGCAGAGATTCTGCAGGCAGCCTCATCTGCAGGAGACCATGTTGAACTCATGGGTGTCTTTCATTATTAAtgtgtcataagaacatgagaaggagcctgctggatcagaccagagtccatctagtccagcactctgctactcgcagtggcccaccaggtgcctttgggagctcacatgcaggagatgaaagcaatggccttctgctgctgctgctcccaagtacctggtctgctaaggcatttgcaatctgagatcaaggaggatcaagattggtaaccatagatcgacttctcctccatcaatctgtccaagccccttttaaagctatccaggttagtggccatcaccacctcctgtggcagcactgtGTCACTTTGCAGGCAGCTCGTAGTTCTTTCTTGGTGATCCACTTGGGGAATTACTAGTCCCTGCTCAGTGATCGGTGGCAGCTCTGAAAGATCTGAGGCAAAGAGACCCACtcctggctttgctccatgaGACGCTCTAATTagaaatgccaggaattgaacttgggaccttcggCATACCAAGAAGTTCTCAACCACTGAGTCatcttgtgggggaggggggaggaaaggggcagcGATCAGAGATGCCATGTGACC of Sphaerodactylus townsendi isolate TG3544 linkage group LG03, MPM_Stown_v2.3, whole genome shotgun sequence contains these proteins:
- the PRRT3 gene encoding proline-rich transmembrane protein 3; amino-acid sequence: MAAMGLSFTWSLLLPSLLRAFSLPTPDSPAWNSSLSSAPELPSLNGSSQESLLPAVPHLDPDAHEVSSGDGVPRAEDWRSASPTVITGPPVLTWPVDFPAVTTSGPGSPTNASGGSLDFQGGDSPLPTTGPSHVQKEPEDVGHVTVGPGPQLEKNESSFSLPDVERATTANLGMVPFPESSREGVLDFAPSQEGTTRSHVHVVFKDASTATTVSPRPTVSTIPLVTLPSGVSRIKWMATLGTDPRGDDSTGKELLDRNQSTVKYLASYRSTQVYGGPQDSEGLSTSPFNATLAAEYTQSPLEPQKGTVGLGAASQTPQLTTMTVPLDKKGQKAAVLPDGSHHSSLEDLFLSPSPPLPTEGTRATQGPVVHERITHWSLIVDTTQQAGTQRTTGTERTRSLGSSTNPAFSSFTTPGTGEVVDIDPQRVRGAVIPRIPVGSTTPGQGIFMVVKGQGTRHPDPAGTQSPGQSSAVLATLSSRLPATPRRGLIRVTTQRALQHPQLARPEPSQPALLPASSPPCPRPGSACSQFMLNQTLLQWKDLERTLSFAWALHVYGLAVLFLLLSLLSLVCLVGSLATHAPHLPYVVAASALLLAFGVLRATFFLVDPYGSRGWLPSRAVRVLYMTPFPLLLSTFAVLLLRLLCQAHLQVLPPRLQSLLSLAVLGSVQSLLLLGADLLTPPMHPVVAVGLHTLSCTAGFCLLPITMLVYWQLRHSAASEGTPEPGVWSGAWLLLGSSGLALPCCGLQLYGVLWLSGVLGRPDVFSWGWWFVQFWFRIGELVLSFTLAFLAGQALCQRYGSSEHSCWAKLARYFCTYRKAEVPEYPNNCYNWSGGVLEKVPNNDISKSLIRNPPTSGRLWALKDNNELRAAASQHSSPSPVHPVYSPKCPNAAATTMGRSYTSICFERDSVLSLAELEFRPPSPINLSRSIDEALFREHLVRDSIFLRSSLHFPSRLARQDSCSSLRGECSTLSHTAQPLLGRPRRSSDPDCLYSLARASSMGELTTQSRGLASEPPTDTSFDSFSRTSFSRASLKISWNPWRHGLSSPESLPAEELPCQAQLLPDDLPPAPSSSAPNSDGEARRSFLALSKQVDSRSLSSDTIEL